A stretch of the Agelaius phoeniceus isolate bAgePho1 chromosome 1, bAgePho1.hap1, whole genome shotgun sequence genome encodes the following:
- the ZHX1 gene encoding zinc fingers and homeoboxes protein 1 yields the protein MASKRKSTTPCMVLANEQDPDLETVSDLEEGPPVLTPADNPTAEGVTSDEDAHEYVDSDNKKNTNKVEGGYECKYCTFQTPDLNMFTFHVDSEHPNVVLNSSYVCLECNFLTKRYDALSEHNLKHHPGEENFKLTMVKRNNQTIFEQTVNDLTFDGSFVREENAGQADSSEVPSSGISISKTPIMKMMKSKPEAKRIAVFHNVVDDIPGEEKGTENEPNSEEVVENPPAAVSEPKPSHSVVCSAADVAGAVVTPAPVLQPGVAQVITAVTAPQNSNLIPKVLIPVNSIPAYNTALDNNPLLLNTYNKFPYPTMSEITVLSSQAKYTEEQIKIWFSAQRLKHGVSWTPEEVEEARRKQFNGTVHTVPQTITVIPAHISAASNGLPSILQTCQIVGQPGLVLTQVAGTNTLPVTAPIALTVAGVPNQTQLQKSQIHSAQPIAETKQVAAIPAPQLIKNESTLMNPDSFGIRAKKTKEQLAELKVSYLKNQFPQDSEIVRLMKITGLTKGEIKKWFSDTRYNQRNSKNNHGIHLNSDSCATIVIDSSDEMNESPTGVTPQSKPSWGTFPDFTPQKFKEKTSEQLQVLQASFLNNPVLTEEEMNRLRAQTKLTRREIDAWFAEKRKSNVLKEEGADMNESNAGSSKEESGETSVGDGAAGTKSGCSTSSKIGKKSPEQLHMLKSSFVRTQWPSPQEYNKLAEETGLPRSEIVSWFGDTRYAWKNGGLKWYYYYQSASANSLNGQGFARKRGRGRPKGRGRGRPRGRPRGSKRLNCWDRGVSVIKFKTGTAILKDYYMKHKFLNEQDLDELVAKSHMGYEQVREWFAERQRRLELGIELFDENEEEDEMLDDQEDEEETDDSDTWEPPRHVKRKLSKTD from the coding sequence ATGGCAAGTAAACGAAAATCAACAACACCCTGCATGGTCTTAGCCAATGAGCAGGATCCAGATCTAGAAACGGTGTCAGACTTGGAGGAAGGACCACCTGTGCTCACACCAGCAGATAACCCTACAGCAGAGGGTGTGACAAGTGATGAGGATGCTCATGAGTATGTGGATTCAGACaataagaaaaatacaaataaagtAGAAGGTGGTTATGAGTGTAAATACTGTACTTTTCAGACTCCAGATCTCAATATGTTTACCTTTCATGTGGATTCAGAACACCCCAACGTAGTGTTAAATTCATCCTACGTTTGTTTAGAATGTAATTTCCTTACCAAAAGATATGATGCCCTCTCAGAGCATAATTTGAAGCACCaccctggagaggagaatttTAAATTGACTATGGTGAAACGTAATAACCAGACAATCTTTGAACAGACAGTAAATGATCTCACTTTTGATGGGAGTTTTGTTAGAGAAGAAAATGCTGGACAGGCTGACTCTTCTGAGGTCCCCTCATCAGGGATCTCCATTAGCAAAACTCCTATCATGAAAATGATGAAAAGCAAACCCGAGGCTAAACGTATTGCTGTTTTCCACAATGTAGTTGATGACATTCCTGGTGAAGAAAAGGGAACTGAAAATGAGCCAAACTCTGAAGAAGTAGTAGAAAACCCCCCAGCGGCAGTTTCTGAACCCAAACCAAGCCATTCAGTTGTGTGCAGTGCAGCAGATGTGGCCGGGGCAGTAGTGACCCCAGCACCAGTGCTTCAGCCTGGGGTGGCGCAGGTTATAACAGCTGTCACAGCTCCACAGAACTCCAACCTGATTCCCAAAGTCCTAATACCTGTGAATAGCATTCCAGCCTATAACACTGCTTTGGATAACAATCCTCTTTTGCTTAACACCTACAACAAATTCCCGTATCCAACCATGTCAGAAATCACTGTTCTTTCCTCTCAAGCTAAGTACACAGAAGAGCAGATTAAAATCTGGTTTTCTGCTCAGCGTCTGAAACACGGAGTGAGCTGGACgccagaggaggtggaggaagCAAGGAGGAAACAATTTAATGGCACAGTGCATACTGTGCCCCAGACCATTACTGTTATTCCAGCACACATTTCGGCCGCTAGCAATGGTTTACCTTCCATTTTACAGACATGCCAAATAGTTGGTCAGCCAGGACTTGTTCTCACTCAAGTTGCAGGTACAAATACATTACCAGTAACAGCCCCAATAGCTTTGACTGTAGCAGGAGTCCCAAACCAAACTCAGTTACAGAAGAGTCAGATTCACAGTGCTCAGCCTATTGCAGAAACCAAACAAGTAGCTGCCATTCCAGCCCCTCAGCTAATCAAAAATGAATCCACGCTGATGAATCCCGACTCCTTTGGCATCCGAGCAAAAAAAACTAAGGAACAACTGGCAGAATTGAAAGTCAGCTACCTTAAAAACCAGTTTCCTCAAGACTCAGAAATTGTTAGACTTATGAAAATAACAGGCCTCACTAAAGGAGAGATCAAAAAGTGGTTCAGTGATACACGCTACAATCAGAGAAACTCAAAGAATAATCATGGGATTCATCTTAACAGTGATTCATGTGCCACCATTGTTATTGATTCAAGTGATGAAATGAATGAATCTCCAACAGGAGTCACTCCACAGAGCAAGCCATCTTGGGGTACTTTTCCTGATTTCACCCCACAGAAATTCAAAGAGAAGACTTCTGAACAGTTGCAAGTCCTCCAAGCAAGTTTTCTTAATAACCCAGTCCTTACTGAAGAAGAGATGAATAGATTAAGAGCCCAAACAAAACTGACCAGGAGAGAGATTGATGCCTGGTTTGCAGAAAAACGGAAATCAAATGTCTTGAAGGAAGAGGGAGCTGACATGAATGAAAGCAATGCTGGCAGCTCAAAAGAGGAATCTGGAGAAACATCtgtgggagatggagcagcaggaacaaaATCAGGGTGTTCTACTTCAAGCAAAATAGGCAAAAAATCACCAGAGCAGTTGCACATGCTCAAAAGTTCCTTTGTCCGTACTCAGTGGCCATCTCCACAAGAATACAACAAGCTGGCAGAAGAAACTGGGCTTCCAAGATCAGAAATTGTGAGCTGGTTTGGAGATACTCGCTATGCCTGGAAAAATGGTGGATTGAAATGGTATTACTATTACCAGAGTGCCAGTGCAAACAGCCTGAATGGCCAAGGCTTTGCAaggaagagagggagaggaagaccaaaagggagggggagagggaggcctCGGGGGAGGCCTCGGGGAAGCAAGAGGTTAAATTGCTGGGACAGAGGTGTCTCTGTCATAAAATTTAAAACTGGAACAGCAATCCTGAAGGACTATTACATGAAGCACAAATTCCTTAATGAGCAAGACCTTGATGAACTGGTAGCCAAATCTCACATGGGATATGAGCAGGTCAGAGAATGGTTTGCAGAAAGGCAAAGAAGATTAGAACTTGGAATAGAGCTGTTTGATGAGAATGAGGAGGAAGATGAAATGCTGGATGAtcaggaggatgaggaagaaaCAGATGATAGTGATACTTGGGAACCCCCCAGACATGTTAAACGTAAACTTTCGAAAACAGACTGA